The genomic stretch atgaatttatttggagagaagaaataaatttatttaaaaaaattaaataaaaagttacgtgattttttttaaagattgtcagacaaatttaacaaatataattaaaaatacttttattaaaaatattttttatatttcatttttttcatctataTCTTGATCAACAAATACTAACTtaatagtaaattttttttacataatttcactaaataaaaaataattatttacattaaaccTAACTTTATAAATGATGACTGTAATTTAgtcttaaaattataaattgaagtGCATGGCAATGTCATGAGAGTTGGTTTCGCGATAAGAACCAAATGTCCGACATTGCATGATCGGATCGCGTACAAGTGGCAAGGGAAATAAATTTGTTGAGGAAGACTTGATGTGAATTCTCAATAATACTCTCGGACAAACAAAATTTGCTTTCGCCACGCCTAGCCCACCCCCGCCGACCACGTCCTCTGATGATTGGCCGGGGCTCTTGAAGAAGAACAAATTTGATTCCTCCTCCATCATCGCACCAACTGCTTTCCgtgtataatatttattaatttcaattttaattttaattgttcgtctaaaaaaattaattgatcagaaattaaataaaattaatttatgtacAAAAACACTCAACcaattgacattttttttatttttctttcaaaattaaaattaaaactacaaACAACAAGGAAATCAAACGCCAAACGGGTCTTAATAGCGGCcattatttgatttgtttttatggTTAAATGTTGAATTTAATTGCtacctaaaaattaaaactttaaaacaaatattaaataaataaattcatagtTAGTGACACTTTTATGATTTTTCTGACCACTTACGTGACGTGTTTGCCAATTTTTGTGGATTAATGCGGATGGCTGCTTCGACACGTCACACGGTATCATGTGGCCCGGTTAATCCTCGTCGGGTCGAACCTCAGCCACGCCGGGGGGCGGGGGGAGGGCACAATCGTAATTGGCAATTATATAGTTACGCGCTCCGAAGCTCCACGCATCATTCACTCACGTTTTCCACTTCCATTTGCTCTCTatcgctctcgctctctctctctctctctctctctctcactgatTGAAAAGTTCCTTTCCAATCCGTAAGAATGGCGGATGGCAGCCACCAAGCGCTTAGCAAGCCGGACAATTCGCCGCCGCCACTCGACGGCAACGCGATGGTGGCGAAGGCCCTGGCGCGCGCCGGCGTGGATCGGATGTTCGGTGTGGTGGGGATTCCGGTGACCTCCGTGGCCACCCGCGCCGTCGCCATGGGCATCCGCTTCATCGCCTTCCATAACGAGCAGTCCGCCGGATACGCCGCCTCCGCCTACGGGTACCTCACTGGCCGCCCTGGCGTACTTCTCACCGTCTCCGGCCCCGGCTGCGTCCACGGCTTAGCAGGCCTCTCGAACGCCGCCGTTAACGCCTGGCCGATGGTCCTGATCTCCGGCTCCTGCGATCAGAAAGATTTCGGCCGCGGCGACTTCCAGGAGCTGGATCAGATTGCCACCGTGAAGCCGTTCTCCAAATTCTCCGCCAAACCCACGAGTATTAAAGAAATCCCTAGTTGCGTGTTCCAAGTTCTAGGTCATGCTGTCTCGGGTCGGCCCGGTGGGTGTTACTTGGACCTTCCGTCCGACGTACTTCACGAAACGATCACCGAATCTGAAGCCGAGAAGTTGCTTCTTGAAGCTGAGAGTGGTTGGCCACAACCGAATGCGATTGGAACTGTTGGCTGTTCCGAGATTGAGGCGGCGGTCTCGTTGCTCCGTCACGCTGAGCGGCCGTTGATTGTGTTCGGCAAAGGTGCTGCGTTTGCTAGGGCTGAGAATGGACTGAGGAAATTTGTGGAGAGTACTGGGATTCCGTTCTTGCCCACTCCAATGGGCAAGGGTTTGTTGCCGGACACCCACGAGCTCGCTGCCACGGCGGCAAGGTCGCTGGCAATCGGCAAATGCGACGTGGCGCTGGTAGTTGGTGCCCGGCTCAATTGGCTGTTACATTTTGGCGAGCCACCAAAGTGGTCCAAGGATGTGAAATTTATCTTGGTTGATATAAGCAAGGAAGAGATTGAGATGCGAAATCCGTGTTTGGGATTGGTTGGTGATGCAGCAAAGATTATGGAGATGATCAATAAGGAGATTAAAAACGATCCTTTTTGTTTGGGGAAGTCTCATCCTTGGGTTGAAGCTATatcaaagaaatcaaaagagaaTGTGTCCAGAATGGAGGCTCAGTTGGCTAAGGATGTTGTGCCCTTCAATTTTCTGACGCCAATGAGGATTATTAGAGATGCGATTCTAGGTGTGGGTAGTCCTGCTCCTATATTGGTCTCGGAAGGTGCCAATACTATGGATGTTGGCCGCTCTGTTTTGATTCAAACTGAGCCGAGGACTAGGCTGGATGCAGGTACATGGGGAACAATGGGGGTTGGTCTGGGCTACTGCATTGCTGCAGCTGTGGCTTCACCTGACCGGCTAGTGGTTGCTGTTGAAGGGGACTCTGGTTTTGGTTTTAGCGCCATGGAAGTGGAGGTTTGTCTCGAGTTCCCAGTACTTGACTATAAGTTCTCACGTTATTGCTGGTAGATAGATAATAGAAATCACTTGCTCGCATGCCTTATTCCTTTCAATTATGAAAGCACAGAATACAAATTGCACGTTGAATTCTTAAGTCTAAATTTTGACAGCTAAAAATTCATTTGCATTCCTGTTTGGCATTTAATCATACTGCTGTGTATAATCGGTTaaatattgtgttttgtttcttgcttcaGTGGGGATTTAGATAGGGCATTAGACTTGAAAGAATTAAAGCAGAGGTTGCTTTTAGCAGAATGTGAATCTTGGTCTACAAGAATTGAGCCTGGGCACATTGCTTAAGGCTCAAATTGAAATATATGTTGAACCTTTTCCCTTAAAAGTAGGATAATATGTAGGTTTGCTGCTGTTGAAGAACAGTTGGTATTCAATTCGCATCCCTCCAGATTTGAGAATCAAGATGCTTGTATTTGTATGATGCAGCTGAGGGCAATACATCCTATGGGCTAGACTTGTGTTTGGTCGATACTTTATTAGCTGTCCTCTTTGTATTGTATAGCCTGCTAAAATTTCCAGAATAAATAGCTTTTTTCATTGTTCATGATTTACATGCAAATATCATCAAGTATAATAGATACTAACAAATTTGTTGTTAACCACTATGTTAAACAGTTCAATCATTTTATTGCACGAACATTCTAGGTATGTCCTGCTTAAGATCTTCTAAAATGAACCCTGCCCAGCCAGGCAGCCAAATGTTCTAGGGATGTTAAAACATACTTGAAATTGTGGATATGGGGTCATATAAAATCAATGGTTCATGTGCCAGTGTAGTTGAATTGTCTAAATCTGATGTGGGACAGAAGTTGGATTGCAGAAATTGGataagaaagagaggagaatcTGAGAGAGGGAAGAAGAGTTTTGGGGaatgggaagaagaaaaagacaggGAGAGGGAGACCTGAGAGCAAGTAAGAAATtaggggagagaaagagagacaatCAACCAAATCTTATTCCAAAATCAACTAGCTCTCCTGATTATATCAATATTGCCTATTTTTCAaccacaaaatataaaatttcatgtTACAATTATCCAAACAAATCTACTAAAGTTAAAAgctaaaaaaatctaaattccaatatcaaatttaaaataaatcaaatcttcAACAATCTAATATAAATATTGCCTATCTTAATCTAGTCTTATgcattttatctttaataggaGCCATtccaaccttattacaaataaccttcaattttatttttacttgtatGGATGCACATCTATCTTGACATAAAATGTTGGatgcacttttccattttaaccataTGATGGAGGATGTTGGCAACAACCTCTAAAGACATAAGAGGCGTATTAAAACTAGTTCTAAggcccaaatattaatttggGATGTTTTAGATGAAGGACCACTCCTAGGAGCTTTATTAGACTTAGTTTTGATGTTTTATGCATTAGGGTGTTTTTGTCATTTTACATAATGTTCCCTAGAGTCTTTTGCTAACACTATTTATAGTGTTTAGGTTTTATTTATGGTCTTTTCCCAGTCTTATTATTAGTAGTTTcagtttttgtttagttttccCAATAGGGAAAAGATTTTCCTAACCCTAGTAGGAATACCATTACTGGTGCTCTATAAATACCATTGGAATCTCTTTTCTTAGTAGTGAATGGAGTAATTACCTATAGTTTTCTCTAGGCTTGTTGTGCTTTCGTTGAATTGTGTGATGCAATTCTAATCCTAGGTGTAATTACGTCTACAGAATCATAGGTGTGATGCTAGTtgctatttctccctctcttccctAATCTTCACTTTCCgattattatgattataatCTTCCTTCCACACTTGTTTTCAGCCCCCTGAATTCATCttttcaactttctttttctctaaattGCCCCAACCTGCTATATATCTAAACCCTAGCCTTTTCAACCATTTCCCCTAGTTTTCTAACCCTAAAATGAGCCTTCAATCAGTTGGTATTCTCATATGCCAGATTTGTCCTACATAGGTTTCTTATCTTGGtgataatgttattttaacTGCGGTTCATGTATCTAGGCAGATCTCTTTtgattctttttcaaatatCCACTTacaatttcatttcaaaaaagaaatactTTGGAAGCTTTCCTTAGGGTGAAAACAGAGCATTTTCCAGTGCTTGCTTTGTTTGTGTTTAGTCTATAGCTTTGTTGCCAAAAAGTTTTTAATTCATAATCTTTAGTATATATTGGGTATCTTAACCATGATATGAATGTTGATCATctaatcttcaatttttttccatttaagCCAAAACCTTGTAGGACAGTGAAGTAACGGTGCATAAGCATACATCAGAGTTTTAGGTCAAGAATTCGATTATGCTGATTCCTATGCAAAGGAAAGAgcattttctattatttaagtATGGATTAAATCAAGTAGGGTGGGAATTATGGGATCCAATTGTTCTGTGTAAGCTGTTGTTCTTTGAAAATTCCTTAAGCATTCATATTTGAGCTGTTAAACTTCTAATACCTCCCCTTCTTCTAATTAATACCTGGCAACACCACCTTCATGTTGAGCATGTGCTGCATGGCTTTTCCAGCTCCGTACCAATGCTTGTTCCTCTTTGCCACTGACAGTTGAAACAACGTTGGACTGTCACTCACAGTGTACCACTTTGGACCCTGCAACATTATATCAATTAGATCCTATAGACAGTTATTAAAACTGGATTGGCCATTGAATTGATTGGGGGACTGGTTCACTAGTCAGATTGgggattcaaaaatttatttatgaaatataataatacatttGTACATGAATATATTATtggaaattattaatattttaaaaatatttaaatatgataaaagcataaatcactaattaaatgatcaaatttcatgattacaaattaattaaaatgcaGAAAGGTAACTGATATgttcaaatctcaccattaCAATACATACAAGTAGAGTTTGATCTAAGTTGTTGATGATATGGCTAGGATTGGAGATTTTAAATAGTTGCACTTGGCAGAGATTTGAGACTTTGAAAAAGTCTAAGTCAGACTATTTAAATTTTCACTTCGAAGATTACGCAGGAGTGAATACTGACATGATAAAAGTGTTGTTGGGCTGTATGCCTGGTCTGTTGCCTTCTTGACTAATGACCCTCCCCCCCAGTAAAGCTTTAGAGGCAATTtatcttccccccccccccccccaaaaaaaaaaaaaaaaaaaaaaaaatcctttagaGTTGGCTGCATCTAGGTCCATGTTTCATATTGCTCTCAACTTCTACCTTAATCCTCTTTGCTTTTGCTGCGGCTTATGAATACTAGAAACAATTAAACAATTGATctgatttgttttcttttaaacGTCTGCAGACATTGGTACGATATAAGTTGCCCGTGGTGATCATCGTTTTCAACAACGGTGGCGTATATGGCGGTGACCGGAGAAGCAGTGAAGAAATCACTGGGCTTTACAAGGACGATCCAGCACCAACGTCTTTTGTCCCCGATGCAGCATATCATAAACTCATCGAAGCTTTTGGGGGCCACGGTTATCTTGTTGGGACACCGAGCGAACTCCAGTCTGCCCTCGCTGAATCCTTTTCTGCCCGGAAGCCAGCTGTGATAAACGTCATAATCGATCCATATGCCGGTTCAGAAAGCGGGAGGATGCAGCACAAGAACTGAGGTGGGCTACAAATGCAGCTTAGAAATACTTATGAATTTGTTTGCTGCCGGCCATGGCAGTTGTCTATGGCTGCTCAATAATGTAAAGTTCCTGTGCTAGGAGGAAGCAAATTAAGGTACTGCCTCTATAGCAGCCTGCAAACGAGGTATTTGATTTTGCTTGTTATATCTGGCTTCCGAAGTGATGTTGCCATGTTGAAGAGATAGGATACATAAGCTTAGATTTCctaatttttgtcaaatttgtaATGTCTTCACCTGCAGAACATGAAGTTGTATCAAGTAGATTTCCACTTGATTCAGACTTGGTTACTTGAGTACACTATGATAGTAATAAAATCAATTCtccttttattttgattgaCTTCTATTAGACCTTTCTTGAGCCAGAGGaagtacattttttttttcattttattaggGAAAATTAGGTTTGATTATTCTAtaagaatttgttctttattgaaattatttgctatatatatatatatatcattttttaaaattttttccaAGTCTAAATCCAATTTTAATTTGAACCAAAATTCAAATACCTTAGATAAAAGGTGTccccaaaaaatttaaaatttaaaatgtcaaaattccAAATGATTAATTGTATTCATTAGCATTCActatggataattaattataacatgagcaaaatagaaattttgaacatatttagCAACCATAAGCATGAAAAGTGAGAACTagactaataaaataataaattcaagcACTTTGATTCTTCCCAAGCTCAAGAACAAGAACATTTCATTGTTTGGACTTGGAATAAGAACCTTCAAAATGTTTTGATGTTTAGGGAATTCTCTCTTTTTGAAGTCAAAAATTCATATGACATCTTATAGCGTGTAATGGAGACTTTTCACTGTTTAAAAAAAGATTTAACTCCATCTCATCATTAAAATTTGTTCATCATTATCTAAAgaataattatcaaattaacTTTATAGAATCAAATGATTTGTCCAAGATATTGTTAGTAGGTCATCGATATAGAACATGGGTACAATAGAGGTCTCTACTCAAAAGATATTACTAAACAATGTTAGTTATATAATAACTAGAGTTGATTGATTATACtttatgaattttgataatttggttaagacatttaatgaattttgaactttttaaaaTCAGCTATCGTCATTCAAATTAATCACAATATCTCTTGTACTTTGACCTTTCAAgagaggatatatatatatatgtaagtaatttttgttaatcaagatatagataaaaaaagataagatatgaaaagtatttcagatttttttttcttttcaatgtaTTTGTCAAACTTATCTGacaattgaaaaagaagtcactaatttcttatttgacattttttagaTACGTTCATCTCTCTCCATTcttaaaataaacatatcttaaaccttataaattagaaaaaatgacGTACGTGTTCTTTAATACAttctaataaattttacaaacaatttagtaaaaattttagaatatttcaaaatcttatcttgactattttatattttagttcaaaatttttttaaactgtcttactcattttaacaaacgttgcTATAGTGGATAATTTAAAAGaagtttaaaattaagaaaatgttggaatggaagagaaaaaatatctCTAATAAAGTGAGGACAATTGGGAGATAgaagaatttgattttgtttgtgGATGGGAGGAGCATGGCGATGAATGGATTAGAGTTGCAGAGGGCCCATAATGGATGGGAGGGGGAAGGGGAGGAAGAGGTCAGAAAAGCATGTGCATATCTATCTAATGAAAGGAATCAACCAATGAAGTTGCTGCAACCAAATATCTATTGATCAGGTTCTTAAATTCAGTCAAGGTTTagtaattcttttaattttattattatttaattagtaaACTTTTTTAAAAGCCTGGTGAGtgttattttagtatttttgaaacatttttattcttgaaacgttcaaaaaatattttcgagtcgtttttgttatttcaaaaacatttttgagcTTTTgctaatattagaaaaatatcaaaagtgTATTGCggatttaaaaatgtatttctaTCCATGAAgagattaaaaacaaaaaaaaaaaaaagaaaagttttaaaatttatttaaatgtattataaaatttatatttattcttaaattgaaTAGCTACttcaaaaaatgttttcaagccatttttgtaatttcaaaaacatttatGGAGTTTTGCtgatattagaaaaatatcaaaagtgtgtatttgatttaaaaatgcGTTTCCGTACATAAAgagattagagaaaaaaaaattaagttgcaaaatttatttaaatgcattatgaaatttatatttatttttaaattaaataattatttttttataatttatattataaaaaaacttttatatatttttcatttatgtctcttttcatatttttattttttatttttatttattatcgtATCCGTTTCCGTTTCTATGGGTTTCTATGCAATCTAACACATGTTTATAAATTCCTTACTCCAATGGGTCACtgctgaaaaataaaacaatcacCAAAAGCCAAGAAACATGGCCAACACAACACCCAACGTGACACAATtgagatggatggatggatggatgccTTGCATTGATTCACTTACTCAATTCCCTGACCATTCATTcaaccagcagcagcagcagcatccCTTCTAGATGCTATTCTATTCCCAATAATAATGTCTTTTGTAACATTTATATCATTTCAACACTCATAATATTcatgtttttaatataaatattattaaaatatcataaataaatatccaaataatattcttgaaagaTTGGGCATGGAGAGACCATAGGGCAGTGCCACCTGGAAGGGTGAGTGTCCTACAAGCGAGAGAATTGTTCAAACCAAAGGGTGAATGTCTATATCTATAATTAGAGCATTTTCCGAATATCATTgagaaaattgaattaaaaataaaataataatattaaaattattactcGAGATAAGACATTTCtaacaatataattaaaaaataaaattagatttgTAATCTCGAAATAATGTCAAAAGCAACTAAATGttgttaaataaagaaaaaaaaaaaaacaactaagaAAAGACTGTATCAGTGGTGAGAAAGGAGGAGACAAAAGCatggaaatgaaaagaagaTCAAGTTGGCAATGAGGAGCATGGAGAAGGAAAGGGATAGCTGAAGAATCCCCTTCCACGTACACAAGCCTTATCCTCTCCCTCTCATGCATCAAAGTCTTGATCATCCAACACCCCCCTCCCCTAACTCAAATATGATAACAGAGTTGGGCCAAAATTCAGAAAAGCTCCAAATGGGGCAGGTCTCTAttagacaaattttttttttttcaatatagaGGGAGGAAAATTGGGTGTGCTTAGATTTTTAGGTTTGggtttttaatttctttacgATGAAATTATTTATCTATCCTCGTAAACGTATATCACACATTGTGGCTAAGTTACGTAAATCTTGTGTTTGTTAAAAAATGACACTTTCCCTATATAAAATTGACCTTGCTTTGGGATGGTGGAGAAATGATCATAAATGACACTTTCACTATACAAAATTGACCTTGCTTTGGGATGGTGGAGAAATGGTAActttttacataataatgtcTTAACTTTACAAACTGATACTACAGCCCTAGCTGAAACTAGAGTCCCAAGAGGCAAGACTATTAACAGTGTCATTAACATCACCATTgttgataaataatataattgatcCCTAACAAAccacattaattaataagcttgaTCAAATCAGATCTCTGATTTATACATGATATGCACCACTTGGCCTCAGTTTGATAGAGAATTCTTTGCCCCACATATATCTCAAGATTCATGTCTAATTATGTGACTACACTTTCATTTTTCTGTCATCTAACTTTCCTCATTTGTCCATTCTAAGTTtgtttctttctcaattttgaGGTTTGTTTGGTCCATTCTAAGTTTGTTTTTTTTCGCGATTTTGAGGTTTGTTTGATGTAAGTTCGAATTTGATTGGTAACATGTCAGAAACGTTTTTTAGCTAGATTCTTGAGGGTCACGTCTGTCATGATGTGTGATCTAATGCGTTGCATGTGGTTGATGCGATGCTTTACCTAACACGTTATATGATAGGGTCTGTATAGACATTACATGTCTTTTGTAATTAGAATGCTTTATTTGCTATGTGATGGAGTTTTATTTAGGCAATATGGAcgaaataatttacattaactTATGAAAATTAGTTGGTTCGGATACCCTAtattatttgaagaaaaaaaagatccCAAGACCCCACGTTGCATTCAAATATGCAGCCATAGCATCCATGGCAAGGAGAGGGAATTGCCTTTGCAACTATGGTGGAGTTTTATGACTCCTATTTAACTTCTCCCAGcttaatatataaacaaaatgtttaaaattgtTATATTGAATTGATGTGAAAGTATTAGAATGCGgaaaactattaaattattcttGAAGAATAATGAGTCACGATGTAAGAGATTAATTTGAATCTAGTTCTCGAATCTTAATCTCAGAGGATTAGCTCAGATCAGATAAAtatgttcaaatttaaattcatattagAATTCTATTAAAATATGAGACTCGACTCTATTTCTTTTTGTGGGTGTGAACCCCAACACCTTTTCATTCCAAAATAAAGTACGTGATCGGTACCGACCATcgttgagaataataataagataaataatataaatctaCATATAAAGATAATCACATCTAAAATTAAACTATCTCCTCAACTTTGGAATTATCCTCGCCgcctcttcttcttttacacTTAAAGAAGAGGTAGTATGAATTTTTGACTTTggataaaaaagaaaacgaTATATTCCCAACTCCATTGGAACACTTTCTGGGTTCTTATTCCATGTTCAAACGCTGGAATGTTAATGTTCTTGTTCTTCAGTTTGGGAAGAATCAACTTTGCCTACCATGCATGCACTTCTTACTTTCCCAATTATCACTTTAAAGATGTAATAAAATTTATCACAGTTTTAATTATGGTGATaataatcaatataaaaaatactattgaCAATGTGACATGAGTGTTAACAAGTAAATGTTCATGTAATACTTTTTAGTTTAGATCTGTTGTCgtttgaatataataataaatttattgacaAAAAATATCGTCTCCAAACAGTTTGGACTCtgcaagaaaaagaatgatcaagagcGCAGAAAAGTCTCCTTGCAAATATTCCAATACTAAAGCCAAACATTGAAGACAATGAAAATATGAATGTCGcattaaaattagtataaaaaacGTATCTTTTTTGGAATGAGgatttacttatttatagagaagtatAGAGTTTTTTCTAAATCCCATAGAATTAGCATTCTTATCGATAATgtttattttgacattttaaaatcTATTGAGATTCAGAttcttacataaaaaaataaaaaaatatttattctgatatttcaaaatcttattaggattagaattctttatgaataatGTCTATTCTTTTTGCACGACTCTTGAAGGAATTTTTGAATGTCAAAGTTATCTGATTTGCACATTGTGTAGGACCCTCACCCCGCGTTAAGGGAAAATTTACCTAGGATTTACTATCTTTGGGGGATAGAAATAATTTCTCGATGTAGGTCTCTAGTCTTTATCGCCAGACAGTCTTCAAAAGACTGTAGGTCTCCCTATTTCTTAATAATCAAGAGATCTCGATCGGTCACTAGTAAATCGTGAGGTCTTTCGTGCATCTTGGTATTTTCGATTATCAAGTTTGATCTTCAGGAGACTGTAAAGGTCTACTGATTCTCTGGTttgtttgaactttttttatatatattttttataaatttttttaacatttttactTATGATGACACAGCAAGATGCATAATCTATATGAAAATGGTAACAAGTAGAAGTGCTGCTACtttacaagaaagaaaaaataattaatagagCAAAGAGGGGGTGACATatgtttgcctataaatagctaggGGTATTGGGAAGTCCACATTTGTAGAGCATTAATCATCAAACATTCTCTTGACAATATGGGGGGAGATCGTGGAGGCGGCAATATTGGTGATGCTGATACTGATGCCATCTCTtcctttctatatatattaccATACTTCCACTCAGTCAGACAGCCAATTAGAGATTAATTTGGCATTCATTGAGAGACATTATGTCTTTAACTTTCTCTATCTCTTAGCAAAGGAGAGGGGAGGCACATGGTGATGTTATGTTGACAGAAGGTAGAGAGCACAGATGATGGGAGTCCATGCATGCATGATGACTGATGATGaagagttatatatatatatatatatatatgcacctcACTCTTTGTGTGCTCTCTATTCTTCTGTCATCATCACCTAATTCAGCCCCTTCTCTGATGATGAAGACACTCTTTGTGCTCTCTCTATATTCTTCTGTCATCATCACCTAATTCagccccttctctctctctcccgtctCTGCatcaagaaagaaagaggaggcAGTGGTGATGCTGTTGACAGAAGATAGAGGGCACAGATGATGagggtgcatatatatatatgcatctcaCTCCTTTGTGCTCTCTATTCTTCTGTCATCACCTTCACCTCCTCTCTTCATCACATCACATTCATTATACCACTATTTCAAATAATTAGTCGATACctgtttaattaattgattaaccCATTCTTTAGTTGTTACCTGTTTAATTAACCCATGTGATTTTTGAtagcaaaattataaaaatattgttgtTTTGAAGATTTTTAAGTTCGTCGacaatatttaaattagagTCCGAGTTttgatacaaataaaatattcgacctaaataattgaatttgtcTTGATTTTTACTTAAATATCTATTTATCCATATTGGCATGTGGGTTGAGATCT from Diospyros lotus cultivar Yz01 chromosome 9, ASM1463336v1, whole genome shotgun sequence encodes the following:
- the LOC127810071 gene encoding 2-hydroxyacyl-CoA lyase; protein product: MADGSHQALSKPDNSPPPLDGNAMVAKALARAGVDRMFGVVGIPVTSVATRAVAMGIRFIAFHNEQSAGYAASAYGYLTGRPGVLLTVSGPGCVHGLAGLSNAAVNAWPMVLISGSCDQKDFGRGDFQELDQIATVKPFSKFSAKPTSIKEIPSCVFQVLGHAVSGRPGGCYLDLPSDVLHETITESEAEKLLLEAESGWPQPNAIGTVGCSEIEAAVSLLRHAERPLIVFGKGAAFARAENGLRKFVESTGIPFLPTPMGKGLLPDTHELAATAARSLAIGKCDVALVVGARLNWLLHFGEPPKWSKDVKFILVDISKEEIEMRNPCLGLVGDAAKIMEMINKEIKNDPFCLGKSHPWVEAISKKSKENVSRMEAQLAKDVVPFNFLTPMRIIRDAILGVGSPAPILVSEGANTMDVGRSVLIQTEPRTRLDAGTWGTMGVGLGYCIAAAVASPDRLVVAVEGDSGFGFSAMEVETLVRYKLPVVIIVFNNGGVYGGDRRSSEEITGLYKDDPAPTSFVPDAAYHKLIEAFGGHGYLVGTPSELQSALAESFSARKPAVINVIIDPYAGSESGRMQHKN